From Methylovorus glucosotrophus:
AACAAACGTCACAATCACGTGTTGGGTTTGATAATCCTCCTTTGAAAAACATCGCACTATCCCATTTTGGCAAAATAGCCACACCAGTCTCAGACTGTCTCTTTTTTGCACAACCAGGCACGCCAGCCACCGCATGCCGAGATGTCCACGGCGTTTTCGGTGGCATAGGCTTCACACATAAAGCCTTGCACCTGCGAGCCGTCTTCCAGCACCAGCGTGCCGAAGCCCAGGGGCGCAGGCACACTGGCGACAAAGGCGCCGTAATTGGTGAGCGGCAGTTGCCAGACTTCCAGCGCAATCGCCGAACCACCCTCTGTCACCCGCAATAGCCCAGGCCGCTCGGGCGTGAAGCCATTC
This genomic window contains:
- a CDS encoding allophanate hydrolase-related protein — encoded protein: MSDTPMIKVAVCGAHMSGLPLNPQLMALGGEFVEKTRTSPYYKLFKLNGFTPERPGLLRVTEGGSAIALEVWQLPLTNYGAFVASVPAPLGFGTLVLEDGSQVQGFMCEAYATENAVDISACGGWRAWLCKKETV